From the genome of Tripterygium wilfordii isolate XIE 37 chromosome 6, ASM1340144v1, whole genome shotgun sequence:
GTATGGGATGATAAAAATGGGAAGCAGAGGGGCCATGGAAAATCTTCAGACCAACCTCGCAACATCCTTTTTTTGGACCCAGTATGTGCGATTTAAAATCTGGTTGAGCTCAGGCTTGTTTCCTGTACAGGCCTGTTGGGCCATTAGGTTTTGCATATTCTTCCCTAGTTTCTTTTGGTTCAGCCCACTAAGTTTTGACGAGCCTCGTGTGATGCGGAGGTCGGCCTGATGAGAAACAGTATGGCCCATGGGCTTTCCTTTTTGCCCTTGCATAAGCCCCGTCATTCGGCCACACTTTCTGGGCCAGCTTCTTTATTTTCCAAAGTGAGGCCCAGCCCAGGAAttaaaaagaagagaaggatgTGACAGGCAAaagaaatgaattatttattatttaatggtTCTTCACGTGAAAGCCCAAATTTGCACGGGCCGCTTGTGAGCCTGAGGATCAGGACCCCACATCTGCATCACACCCACTCTGCCACGTGCTTTGATATCAAGCGTGCATAGTAAACGAAGAATCAACGGTTGTGATAGACCTATTGAACTACAAAACCTTGGGGATCTGTGACACGCGAGGTGATAGTGATTCGGGAAGGGACCACAACAGAACCTGCGACGCGTCTCCGGTCTCCTCCGGTTCAGATTGTAACGGTGTCGTTTCATGATCCTTTATACTTTATAGTGTATACCACAATGCGTTTAAATACGGCATgccaaaaaagaacaaaactcaAGATGAAAACCAGAAGAAAAGAAGGCTACTTTACAGGCTTTTCAAGCTCCAAAACTCAAACCTCGAAGCTctccctctttctttctctaatgTCAAACATTAGCCTAATTAGAACTTAAAAGCTCTGATCGTCGAGACCCACGTGAAACTCTCTGTCTATGCCAGTCCTGGGAGGCTGGGATCTTTACACCTTGAACAAGAAGTTTACTGGGTTGCATTATTTTTCTTCCCTGACTACTTGTCTTGCTTAATTGGTGATGATAAATAGAAAATTTTGGATCTTTAGTGTTGGGTTATCATGGGTAGTGATGCATATAGTTGGAAAGCAGTGGCACAACCAACAGTGTCAGTAGCTCCTTTGAATTTGGAGAGAGAAGATCAGCATTGGAGGCGTTTCGATGACTCGATGAATGCTGTTTCGTTTGGGTTTGTGGCTACTGCTATTCTCGTATCAATGTTCCTTATCATGGCCATTTTCGAGAGGTTTCTCAGGCCAACATCGTTGCCCTCCGGTGGCAGTACCACTCGCTCCGATGTGGAGGCACAAATGGTGTTCAATCGCAAGATTAGTTGTCCATCGCCCAAAGTAATCTCTCTGCCTGACTCTGTTACTTACATTGCTTTGGCTCTTAAATAAACGTATTGATCAAATGCAAAGTCCAGACTTCATTTTTCTAatctttttgtgctttttttttccgTTTGGATTGTAAACGCATTTTTCCATGAGAAACTGTTTGGtttgctttctttttatttccGATGACGACAGAGACCCTTTTAGAGGTATGATTGGAATCCATGCCCGATCATCCAATTCATACCTTCTTTAGACGTTTCTTGCTTAATATTTCAAAACTAATTCCTTTAATTGATGGAGTTTTTCATATATTTCGATATGTATGTTGTGAAATTCCTGAACCTGTTTGTAAAGCAGACTGAATTTGGGTGAATCCGTTCGTGATAGTAGCAATGTTATCCTAAAATGACTACATTTTCCTGTGAATGTTATGAAGTGCTAGTATATTTCAGTTGGTCGTTGGGATAGTTAAACACAAGCCGATTGAAGAATAATGGCTTGATTGAAGAACAAGCAAATATAAATTATTGGATTCATCATTATCATTGAATATAACTAGGAACTTGGGATAACATTCATCATTATTCTAATGCATTTTTGGGTATTATATATATCACCGAAAGTTATGACTCCAAGTAGTTTCTCTTTTACCAtttctcataagtcataaatgATAACATTGCTTCCTGTTCCCAACATGACCTCTTCTTTGTTAACTTTTTGGTGAGCATGCATAGTATGAAGAATGACTTTGCTCTATACATATATAGTGGTCAATAGTGCAGGAATTTATAATGCTTGTCttagtttttcaaaaaaattatccttTTCCTTTATTGACCAACTTCCAATATATGTTTCTATGTTTTAAATTTACATCTAAATTTATACTGTCCATAGGAGAGACATTAGTTTGATGATAAGTGTGCTTTCCCATCCTAGTTTGTTAGGGCTAGTGGGTCCATCACATATGTCACTGGCATGTGAATTTGTCTTGTCTGTCCTGATAGACCAACCAGAAACTCTACTGACTATTTTATTTGCCACGCAAAGCTTTGAACTGTAGTGCTAAAACCATTACAAGCACAATGGATGTCGTGCATGaagtttattattaattatcatcACCAAGTTAATGCTCCTTCATGCATTTGTATATATTAGTGTTCCTACTCACTAGGTTTAGCATGAAAAAAGAGTATTAAACTATTAAAGATTCTCTACGAACCAAGCAATCCAGAAACCTTTAAATTAATATCGGCCGGCAGTGGGACTTCCATTCTTGCCATCCCAAGGTTGGCCCCATGCCATTTAATGAAACAAAGCATTGCTAGACAAGATTATCAAGTTTCAACATGGATTTGTTGTTTTGATGCAAGTCAATTTCTATTGAAAACATCTTCACCTGAAGTCAAGCTATTTTGTCCAGGAAAAAgagatttttcatttgagtaTACTTTCATATAATATGTTTAAGGTATGACATATTCCATACTGGCCTTACTGTCGTGATAAACGACTATACATATGATTAATTGGTTATGATTTAGAAAATGTCATCTTGCGGTATGTGGTAACTCTTGCTGTGAGAACATAATGCTAAATGCACATTCCTTTTATCCTCTTGAAGCATTGTTACTTGATTGTTTCAGACTCTCAGTGATAAAACTGCTTCTATCGGTAAGAACTTGGAATCACATTTGTGTCTGTTTGGACAAGCAACTGACTTATGTTAAGTTTTCTGGTTATTTCTTTCAAGATCGTCAAAACCTTCTCTTGACTGTTATAAAATAGGCTGAATCCTAACTCGTCATTGAATACTAGAAGAGTAAAAGAAGGGCTATAACATTTTTGCGTATTTTTTGTTCATTCTTGTGTTGCTGTGGTTATGAACTGTCTAGCTTTCATGTGGCTGCTTGTATATGCCCAAGTGTGTATCCATTGTGTTTAATAGGCGCTCATATGTTGTTTTGCAGATGACAATCTATGCAAATGGGGTATCTGTCTTGATGCCTGGAGAAGAAATTCCTACCTTCATCGCACAGGCTGCTCCTATGCCCTGTCCTCCTGAGCGTATGTTACAGCCATTTCATCAACATAGCCGATCCTTCGTTCTGTAACAATTCAAAGAGAGTAGCCTAACCTTTGACCTGAAAAAGAAGTGACCACCCAGAACACCGTTTTTCCCTATTTGTATGTATGACTTCCAATTTGTGATTCTTCAATGCCTAATATGAATGTTATCAGTGAAATGGCAGGCCAATGATTAGCATTTGTTGATCTGTATACAACATTTTGGTCATGGCTTGCTGCCTACTTGGAATGATGCTTGTGTGAAATGAAAATTTCCTCATTTTCTGCTCCGTTGCTCCCGATTTATCTTTGTGATTGATTTCTTCCACAGTGGATCCGGATGTTCCTCTTCTGACTTGTTACACTAGGGACTGCATTAAGATTGAATGTTTTTTTAAGTTATCCTCAGTAGCTTAAAAGGTCAAGCTTGGGCTACGGTTCACTGCTTTCATGCTCAACAATGTTGGCTCAAAGGGAAAGATTggaagtttttctttttggtccTCCAATTATGTATGACTTCCTCGGTAATGAAGATATTGCAGTTCTTTTTTCCTATTGCAGAAGGTAGGGAGAAGATCTCAATGGAAATCACATACCTTTTGTGGCTAATGGTGATGACCCATTTTCGCTTAATAGAGAGTTTAGGCATTAAGAGCAGCACCAAACATGGGTCTGCCCTTTCGTACATGCAAGAAAAGGCCAAGACATTGATGGGTCTTTTCTACTCGTATAAGATAAGGTATGAGAGGAAAAAGAGGGCCTCTCGCCATTTGCCATGCCAGACAGAAGTCTATGCATGTGTACAATCAACCATCACACCAACAACGAGAAAGGGAAAGTCAGTCGCATTCCCATAAAGACGAGAAAAAGAAGATGCTCTGTGTTGTTTATTAGGAACCATTTCCATCCCATATCCCTAGACTTCCTTTACCACAAATCTCCATAATTGAACCAAACGaggaaattaaattaaaatatgcaACAACAGCTAAAGATAAGCCATAATTAGAGCACTAAAAGCAGTGATTAACGAATCCATAGCAATTTGCCCTTTCATGGAAGACCAACCCAGAGCCAAGATAAGCCATAGATTTTCATGGCAATTTACATGCGTTTCTGAAGAAGATATGCACTAATATTTATCTTTGATTCATAGCTttcagaaacaaaacaaaatgataCCCAACCgaagaaattgctcaaaaagatgACTAATGAAGAAGAATTCACAGAAAGATGAAACATTCCAAGGAAACCAGAGGGTTATCAAGAGACTCATTCCCCTGTTTCGGTAATACGGGGCCGTTTTCTTCCTGCTTACTCACATCCTCGACTTCAAGACCTGCACCCACTAATCTCATGCCTCCGGCTCTTCCTGCTCTTCTCATTGGACTCCCTCCTCCACCGCCCCGGCCCACCTCACTGGCCTTCCGGGTAGCCGGTGACCTCGATCGCCTACCTGGACCCTCACAGGAATCTCTCCTGACTTCGGAGGACCTCAATGTGACACTACGCTGAGTGTTCCTCCCCTGACCAGATAATTCCCTTCCCCGAACTGGCCTTGAACCAACCTGACCACTCCTCGCCGGCGGATTTCCTCTTCTCGCCGGAGATTTGGCTGCCCTTTCCCTATACCCTCCAAGCTCGCCGGTGTGTGGGCGCTTCCTGGGCACCTTAATTGGAGATCTATTAACTCTCTTACTCATCGCCTCATCCTCTCTGTTTTCCGTGACAGTGGTAACAGTTGTTGTCGTTGTTGCCATTGATAACGTGTCGCTGTTAATGCTACTGCACATCCCGGAGAACTGAGAGACTTGAGCTTGAGagtcttcctcttcttgtttGCTGCTCAAGCCTGCGTTGACTTCAATTTCGCATTCTTTGAGTGACGGTGTTTGGGTGCATTTGTGTTGTAGATTCGGAACACAAATTTGTTGTCTTGGGACGGGTGTTTCAGAGAGGACCTCTTTGACACTTTCTTCCTCCACCAGTTGGGGCGGTGTTGGAGGAGGTTTTGAAGGAGGATGGCGGTGGTTTGAGGCATTTTGATGATGTGGGTCTCTATTGCTTGAGCTGAGACAACAACCCATTTAGAGGTAAGAGTCAATGGAAATGGGTCTAAAATAGCAGTGCTACTGGTGGGTgggtttgaaaattgaaatcttGGAGACTGTAACGGCTATTAAAATTGTGGGAGATAGCACGGAAAGTGTTTGATATTTTGTGTGAATGAGGCGGAGATATTGATATTCTGGACCAACTAGCCAAGGCTAGTACTGTATTTAGCTTTTGTTGGCGTGCAATGAAACTTATAGAAGTGTCAGAAATCTTTCTTGCCAAAAAAAGCCAACAAACAACCAAATTTATAGAAAAGTCAGCGTACTAGTGCAATAGTGTGGGGGGTGCGAAGTTTCTGGTAGAAATAATCTGGAGCTGAGTGGTTTACATATGAGATGTGATTATGGCAGTGTATGTATAAGCATTTACTTTTAAGCTTTCCAGGTTATGAGAACGGTTTAGGAGCCTCCAAAGGGCCCAGACTCAGATGTGAATTTGCAATCCATGGTTATTCTAAAGGTTTAGCCCACTTTGCTAAGATTAGAGAGACAAGGGAAAGACATACTTTGCGATTAGTGGAGCCTAGACTTGCTTTACCATTATCATTGAAGAGGCTAGGTTTTGGACTAACCAGACACCCTGCGTGATTGTGAGTTGTTATAAATTGTAAAACCCATCATTGCATCCATccacaaaaccaaaacagaagaaagaacaaaagtagCAGAGTCGATATAAAATGAAAATCCCAATAGACATTGATTGGCATTGCATTTGTATACCACTTTCCAGGCTGAGAATACTAGGTGCGAATGGACCACCAAGAAACAATGGTGAATGGACCACTGTTATAAAGGGTATCTTCTCCTTACAAAAGCCAGTTTGTACTTTTATCCTCCCCTGGAAATGAAAGGAATAGCTGCCAGCCCGGGAAGCTAATGCTATAATTATGACTTCCAACAGAACACTAAAACTTCTTACAATTCTGAATTCAGGAGCAGAATTCCACACCTGCTATTCAGCATCAAGTAAGAGCACTATAACAAGTCATCGCTAGTAAAATTTGAAGCATAAATTGATTCCAAATCACCAGCTTATTAATGAACATTATTGGACTGGTAGCTCCACCAAGGCCGAGAGATTATTGGATTAAAAGCCCAAAACTTGGCCCATCTCGGCCTCCTCAGATCAGAGGAGACGCTATTAGACTGTAGATCCACGGAGGTCCAGGAGAAGTGGTTATCCCACTGTTACCCCCCTAATATAATTAGTAATTGAAGCCCAACATGTGTCTCAATTAACAGGCCCAATTAAATTGAACAACAATGTCTCTGTCACAGTGGAATTCCCCAACCCCATTGTTTCATTCATACTTTCATATGTTTCTTTCAGCTCGTCACTGAAAGTTATGCTCTAAAGTAACAAAAGCACAGACACACCAGTGGGCAGGATTTATCTGGCAACTGGTGAAGGAATTTACAATGATTTCATTATTTAATAGGGATTAACAAACAAACTCATTTGCTCTACTGCGAGACTGACAGTTAATCCcaattcaaaacaataaatacgTAATCTGTTTGTTATAAATATGCTATTTTTAAGTATGGGGTTAGTTTCGTCATTTGATAACATTCCGAGTTCGCTCAGCGAGTTAGTATGGCTTGCCTGTTTCCTTATTCGGTGACTTTTCCCTCTTTCTTCACGCGCGAATGCTCTTTGTTTCTTAATTCTGTTTTCCTACAAACAATAGGAAAACAGAACAGAAGCCGTCCATTACTAAGGgcctctctccccctctctctccaaAGCCCTAAAAACGTTTACCTTTATCGTCTTTGACGCTCTCAATTCTCCACCCGATCCAGTATTCAAATCCGCTTATTTTAGATCTCTACGCCATTTGTTTTCGTCATCAGAATTTAGATCTATTGATTTGCCTCCATGTCTCGCTACGAATCCAACCCTTTCGCGGAAGAAGAAGTGAATCCGTTCGCGGTAAGTTGTGCAACCATCTTTATTGAGAAACACGTTATTGTATACTTGCACCTTTTGTAGATATCATATTTGTGATTTGTGATTTGACGGTACTTTTCTTAATATTCATCTGCTTTGTGATCTGATGTTGAATGTTTGTTTCTCAGAATTCTTAGATCTGTTTCGTGTTTTGGACCTTAGAAGTTACATTAAGGGTTGTGTATGTGGGGTTGAATAGGTTGTTGGTGGTTGGTACTTGATTGTGCTTGTAACATGGTTTTGATAGCTGTTTAATTTTGTTCATCTTTTACTTAAAATCTACATTTGTTGCTGACAAATATGGGAAATCGAGAGGGTAAGTTGCTTTGGATCGTATGCGTGActtctgtttgttttttcttttttgaaaaaaaaaaactggtagTGTTGCACGGTATAAAGTTTGTTGAAGCTATTTCATCTATCGTAGGTTAAAATTTTGATAACTGCTTATTGCTGAATATCCATGATCGCTTATGAAAGCAAGGTGTAGTTGGTGATTTTGAATTAATAACATGCAGCTGGAACATTATGCATCAATAATTTGTGCTTTCATATTCCTAGTTGCACTTGATAGAAAAGTAATCTATGGAAATGaataaatttttgttttaattttcatgTAGTGATAAGTTTTCGATGATGCCTCATTTTGCCATGAGACATGTACAGGATATGCAATTGTATATACGAGGAGTAGCAATAGTTCTTCATCTTTATACAATGGAATTTCCTGCTTAATGTCAGGATCAAGCGGGTAAAGGAAAAGGGTCAGGGCACCCTAGTTATGTAGGAGGTCCCTTTTATATGACAGTAAATTTTCCCTCCCTGCTATCTCTTTAATCCCTGTACTTTATGAAGTGGAATCGAAAGGTTTTTGGATgcattaaaaaagaaaggattTTGGACTACTTAGTGCGTACTGTGTAGAACTAGAATTGTCGGGTTTTTGTTTAGGTAGTATTACTTTCATTGTttccatcattttttttgtttctttgtagtTGGGATTGGTATTTTTACAGTTTTTGCAGGAAGATTTGTTAGTCATGGCTTTGTGGTGATTGTTTTTTGGAAGTTCTAGTGTTTAGtgatctttttttcttgttgagtATGAGAAGTTGATGTCATGATCAGAAATTAAGACGATGATGCAACATGGAAGCAGTGTTCTTTCTTGGATGCCATACATGTTCTTCATATATTCAATGTGGCCTCTAGAAGAGTAGAAGTCCAATCCAAGACTTCCTTTGGCCACATTTCTCAGAGGAgtggaaaaaaaatctcaatcttGCCTAGAAATTTGGGTTTCTCTCTTTCCACTTTTGATCAGTAGCTTCTTTATATAAAGAGGCAATAACTGTACAATCGGCGTCTTAGGTATAGTACTGGAACATAGGAAACAAATTTGATTTGTGTAACCTGAGTAGGATGACATGCCAGTGATACTGCAGGCTTTTCTGAGAGTAGATATTTGCCCCTTACTTTCTAAATTAACTTGCGTTTTTGGATTTATCTGATGGATATTTTTATCTTCAAACTCTTAGTTGCCTATTATCAAAATAATTCGACTTTCATGTATATACTTTATGAAAGATTACTGGTATAATTTTGTTCcttatgaactttttttttccgtATGCTTAGATTGTTAACTTTGTGTCTCTAACTTTAAGTTCTCAAATAATTTTTAGAATCCTGGAAGTGTTCCCCCTGCAAACTCAAGGCTTTCACCTCTGCCTCCTGAACCTTATGATCGTGGTGCAACAATTGATATTCCTCTTGATAGCGGGAAGGTGCTCTAGGAagactattttttctttttctttttcataataTGTATATGGATGGTTGGTATgatttctcttttctctttcAATCTCCAGGATTTTAAATCAAAAGAGAGGGAACTCCAAGCTAAAGAGGCTGAACTGAAGAAGAGGGAGCAGGTGATTACTAGTGGCATTCTCTTTTGCAAACATGGATGCTTAATAATGTAGAAATCTACTtcggaataataaaattaagTTATTGTTGATATGATTGAGTATGAATCAAGTGTTTTTGCTCAGTTGTGATTCATATTATGCTTCTCTTTGTTTGTATCCATGTCTATTTGTTAGGACTTGAGATAATTGAGAGCTGCTTGTGCTCCTGTAGATTTGTAGGTTCAGTGATGGCTGGTTTATAATTTGAGAACCCATTAGGATTGATAGTCAATGACATAATTTTTTCATTTCTATTGATACTTGGTTCATATCAGGAATATGCTTGTTATATCTAATGTTTat
Proteins encoded in this window:
- the LOC120000847 gene encoding uncharacterized protein LOC120000847, whose translation is MGSDAYSWKAVAQPTVSVAPLNLEREDQHWRRFDDSMNAVSFGFVATAILVSMFLIMAIFERFLRPTSLPSGGSTTRSDVEAQMVFNRKISCPSPKMTIYANGVSVLMPGEEIPTFIAQAAPMPCPPERMLQPFHQHSRSFVL